From a region of the Alnus glutinosa chromosome 1, dhAlnGlut1.1, whole genome shotgun sequence genome:
- the LOC133864383 gene encoding uncharacterized protein LOC133864383: MMRRQQQDQQSRVFYELSALVLNILRSPPSPIPFSDHSPAADVTTTTTTTSSSSSSSSRRSTPMPQISPAGFASLLLGISLALMLCGSVTFFIGFILMPWVLGLVMVFYVAGIVSALSMLGRSLICYATAPPTPRKDIPAWKLL, from the exons ATGATGAGAAGGCAACAGCAAGATCAGCAGTCAAGGGTTTTCTACGAGCTTTCCGCTCTGGTCCTCAACATCCTACGATCCCCACCGTCTCCGATTCCGTTCTCCGACCACTCTCCGGCGGCGGACgtgacgacgacgacgacgacgacgtcgtcatcgtcgtcgtcgtcgtcccGGCGGTCCACTCCGATGCCACAGATCTCGCCGGCGGGGTTCGCTTCGCTGCTTCTGGGGATCTCGTTGGCGCTGATGCTCTGTGGGTCGGTAACCTTCTTCATCGGCTTCATATTGATGCCATGGGTTCTCGGGCTGGTCATGGTGTTCTACGTGGCAGGGATCGTCTCGGCCCTCTCCATGTTAGGGCGCTCGCTTATTTGTTACGCCACGGCGCCACCCACGCCGCGAAAGGACATTCCTG CATGGAAACTTTTGTGA
- the LOC133858379 gene encoding uncharacterized protein LOC133858379, translating into MADWGPVVIAVVLFVLLSPGLLFQLPGRGKMVEFGNMHTSGLSILVHTIIFFGIITILLIAVGVHIYSG; encoded by the coding sequence ATGGCGGACTGGGGTCCAGTGGTGATAGCAGTGGTGCTCTTCGTGCTGTTGAGCCCGGGGCTGTTGTTTCAGCTGCCCGGGAGGGGCAAAATGGTGGAGTTCGGGAACATGCATACCAGTGGGTTATCCATCCTCGTCCACACCATCATCTTCTTTGGCATCATAACCATCCTTCTCATCGCTGTTGGCGTCCACATCTACTCCGGATGA
- the LOC133858380 gene encoding uncharacterized protein LOC133858380: protein MSDWGPVFVAVVLFVLLTPGLLFQVPGRHGCVEFGNFQTSGASILIHSLLYFSLICIFLLAVKIHLYLG, encoded by the coding sequence ATGTCGGACTGGGGCCCTGTGTTTGTGGCTGTGGTGCTGTTCGTACTGTTAACTCCAGGTCTGCTTTTCCAGGTGCCCGGGCGCCACGGCTGCGTGGAGTTTGGCAACTTTCAGACCAGCGGGGCATCCATTCTCATCCATTCCCTCCTCTACTTTAGTCTCATTTGCATCTTCTTGCTCGCCGTTAAGATTCACTTGTATCTTGGTTAA
- the LOC133864398 gene encoding calmodulin-binding transcription activator 4 isoform X1: protein MQSGNSGYDINDLFGAAQTRWLKPAEVLFILQNHEKYQLTEEPPRQPASGSLFLFNKRVLRFFRRDGHNWRKKKDGRAVGEAHERLKVGNVEALNCYYAHGEQNPSFQRRSYWMLDPAHEHIVLVHYRELSEGKPSPGAVALSSPGSSPPFSQSPSSYTTQNPGSNSIISDFFEPYQSLSSPGSVEVSSEIDIQNSGMDHLDRMGRTGQRDSSAEIEVTQALRRLEEQLSLNEERFEEISQFRSQDQNSNDSNILEYERENSKQDQYAALLHGSEYIDQYYRGHAIVQDNSNNLELLHDAGENGKHHNQSFEHDFADGSKGTLSWEEVFGSSSTSCGVGSETKYGNEKPLSPTRKAPKEEQEHISWLNFNVDNVENMMGTRETNSGYYTTLFDQRQIGMPLEADSSLTVAQKQKFTIREISPEWSYATESTKVIIVGSFLCDPSESAWTCMFGDIEVPGQIIQEGVIRCEAPSHPPGKVTLCITSSNRESCSEIREFEYRTKTGTYTHSNSPKTEATKSPDELLLLVRLVQMLLSDSSTKKGDRVESENHLLSRLEADDDSLGHVIEALLFGSGTSSGTIDCVLLELLKDKLPQWLLSRSQDGCDQTGCSLSKKEQGVIHMIAGLGFEWALSPILNTGVNINFRDINGWTALHWAARFGREKMVAALIASGASAGAVTDPSSQDPRGKTPASIAATSGHKGIAGYLSEVALTSHLSSLTLEESELSKGSAEFEAEITVNSISEGSLTAIGDQVSLQHTLAAVRNAAQAAARIQSAFRAHSFRKRQHRGAAATSMDGYSINSDEISAMSKLAFRTPRDYNSAALSIQKKYRGWKGRKDFLAFRHQVVQIQAHVRGYQVRKNYQVICWAVGILDKVVLRWRRKGVGLRGFRNETEIIDETEDEDILKVFRKEKVDVAIDEAVSRVMSMVPSPEARQQYHRVLERYRQAKAELGGMGRESVGSTSVGDVSSMEDEDIYKFP, encoded by the exons ATGCAATCAG GAAACTCAGGATATGACATCAACGATCTGTTTGGAGCAGCTCAAACCCGTTGGCTGAAGCCTGCGGAGGTGCTCTTCATTTTACAAAACCACGAGAAATACCAACTCACCGAGGAGCCCCCTCGACAGCCAGCTA GTGGATCTTTGTTTCTATTTAACAAAAGGGTCCTTAGGTTCTTCCGTAGAGATGGTCATAATTGGCGTAAAAAGAAGGATGGAAGGGCTGTTGGGGAAGCGCACGAGCGACTTAAG GTCGGAAATGTTGAAGCATTAAATTGCTATTATGCACATGGAGAGCAGAATCCCAGCTTTCAGAGACGTAGCTATTGGATGCTGGATCC GGCACATGAGCACATTGTTCTGGTACATTACAGAGAGTTAAGTGAG GGAAAGCCCAGTCCTGGAGCTGTTGCACTGTCATCTCCAGGATCCTCTCCTCCCTTCAGTCAGAGTCCTAGCTCTTATACTACTCAAAATCCAGGCTCTAACTCCATAATTAGTGATTTCTTTGAACCTTACCAGAGTTTATCAAGTCCAGGCTCTGTAGAAGTTAGTTCTGAGATAGACATCCAGAATAGTGGGATGGATCACCTGGACAGGATGGGTAGAACAGGACAGAGAGATAGTTCTGCTGAGATTGAGGTTACTCAAGCTTTGCGAAGGCTTGAGGAGCAATTAAGTTTGAATGAAGAGAGATTCGAAGAAATTAGTCAGTTCAGGAGTCaagatcaaaattcaaatgaTTCAAATATTCTGGAATATGAAAGGGAGAACTCCAAGCAGGATCAATATGCAGCTTTACTGCATGGATCCGAATATATTGATCAGTACTATAGGGGACATGCTATAGTGCAGGATAACTCAAACAACCTTGAGCTTCTTCATGATGCAG GCGAGAATGGCAAACATCACAATCAATCATTTGAGCATGATTTTGCAGATGGAAGTAAAGGAACTTTATCTTGGGAAGAGGTGTTTGGGTCATCTAGCACTTCATGTGGTGTTGGGTCCGAGACAAAGTATGGAAAC GAAAAGCCTCTTTCTCCTACAAGGAAGGCACCAAAGGAAGAGCAGGAACATATTAGTTGGCTAAATTTCAATGTAGATAATGTTGAAAACA TGATGGGAACTCGTGAAACCAATTCTGGCTACTACACAACATTGTTTGACCAACGCCAAATAGGAATGCCTCTTGAAGCAGATTCAAGTTTGACTGTCGCACAAAAACAGAAATTTACGATTCGCGAAATATCCCCAGAATGGAGTTATGCCACTGAGTCCACAAAG GTTATCATTGTTGGATCTTTCCTCTGTGATCCATCAGAATCTGCCTGGACTTGTATGTTTGGTGACATTGAAGTTCCTGGTCAGATCATTCAGGAAGGCGTCATCCGTTGCGAAGCTCCTTCTCACCCTCCTGGAAAGGTGACTCTCTGCATTACTTCTAGCAATCGGGAATCCTGCAGTGAAATCAGAGAGTTCGAGTATCGGACCAAGACTGGAACTTACACTCACTCCAATTCACCTAAAACAGAAGCCACCAAGAGCCCAGACGAGTTGTTGTTACTTGTTAGACTTGTGCAGATGCTTCTGTCTGATTCATCGACAAAGAAAGGTGATCGTGTAGAATCTGAAAATCATCTATTGAGTAGATTGGAAGCTGATGATGATTCATTGGGTCATGTCATAGAGGCTCTATTATTTGGTAGTGGAACTTCATCTGGTACCATCGATTGCGttcttctagagcttctaaaagACAAGTTGCCCCAGTGGCTTTTGTCCAGATCCCAGGACGGATGTGATCAGACAGGCTGTTCCTTGTCCAAGAAAGAGCAAGGGGTAATACACATGATTGCCGGGTTGGGCTTTGAATGGGCTTTAAGCCCAATTCTCAATACTGGAGTCAATATAAATTTCCGCGACATTAATGGGTGGACCGCTCTTCATTGGGCTGCACGTTTTGGAAG GGAAAAAATGGTTGCTGCACTTATTGCTTCTGGTGCATCAGCTGGAGCAGTGACAGATCCCAGTTCACAAGATCCAAGAGGTAAAACTCCAGCATCTATTGCAGCTACCAGTGGGCACAAGGGAATTGCAGGTTATCTTTCAGAGGTGGCACTAACTAGCCACCTGTCATCCCTCACACTGGAAGAAAGTGAGCTTTCTAAAGGCTCTGCTGAGTTTGAAGCAGAAATAACTGTGAATAGCATCTCAGAGGGGAGTCTCACTGCCATTGGGGATCAGGTTTCCCTTCAACATACCTTAGCTGCTGTCCGAAATGCAGCTCAAGCTGCTGCACGAATACAATCAGCTTTCCGTGCACATTCTTTTAGAAAACGACAACACAGAGGAGCTGCTGCTACTAGTATGGATGGCTACAGCATCAATTCAGATGAAATTTCCGCTATGTCAAAGCTAGCCTTTCGTACCCCACGTGATTACAATTCAGCAGCATTATCGATTCAGAAGAAGTACCGAGGTTGGAAGGGTCGCAAGGATTTCCTAGCATTTCGCCATCAAGTTGTGCAGATACAG GCTCATGTGAGAGGCTATCAGGTAAGGAAGAATTACCAGGTAATCTGTTGGGCTGTTGGAATTCTAGACAAGGTTGTACTACGATGGCGACGGAAAGGAGTTGGTTTGCGAGGTTTCCGGAATGAGACTGAGATCATTGATGAAACTGAAGACGAAGACATTCTCAAGGTGTTTCGAAAAGAGAAAGTGGATGTGGCTATTGATGAAGCTGTCTCACGGGTAATGTCCATGGTTCCGTCTCCGGAGGCTCGCCAGCAATACCATCGTGTGCTTGAAAGATACCGCCAAGCTAAG GCTGAACTTGGTGGCATGGGTCGTGAATCAGTGGGATCAACCTCTGTAGGTGATGTATCCAGTATGGAAGATGAAGATATTTATAAATTCCCATAG
- the LOC133864398 gene encoding calmodulin-binding transcription activator 4 isoform X2 produces MQSGYDINDLFGAAQTRWLKPAEVLFILQNHEKYQLTEEPPRQPASGSLFLFNKRVLRFFRRDGHNWRKKKDGRAVGEAHERLKVGNVEALNCYYAHGEQNPSFQRRSYWMLDPAHEHIVLVHYRELSEGKPSPGAVALSSPGSSPPFSQSPSSYTTQNPGSNSIISDFFEPYQSLSSPGSVEVSSEIDIQNSGMDHLDRMGRTGQRDSSAEIEVTQALRRLEEQLSLNEERFEEISQFRSQDQNSNDSNILEYERENSKQDQYAALLHGSEYIDQYYRGHAIVQDNSNNLELLHDAGENGKHHNQSFEHDFADGSKGTLSWEEVFGSSSTSCGVGSETKYGNEKPLSPTRKAPKEEQEHISWLNFNVDNVENMMGTRETNSGYYTTLFDQRQIGMPLEADSSLTVAQKQKFTIREISPEWSYATESTKVIIVGSFLCDPSESAWTCMFGDIEVPGQIIQEGVIRCEAPSHPPGKVTLCITSSNRESCSEIREFEYRTKTGTYTHSNSPKTEATKSPDELLLLVRLVQMLLSDSSTKKGDRVESENHLLSRLEADDDSLGHVIEALLFGSGTSSGTIDCVLLELLKDKLPQWLLSRSQDGCDQTGCSLSKKEQGVIHMIAGLGFEWALSPILNTGVNINFRDINGWTALHWAARFGREKMVAALIASGASAGAVTDPSSQDPRGKTPASIAATSGHKGIAGYLSEVALTSHLSSLTLEESELSKGSAEFEAEITVNSISEGSLTAIGDQVSLQHTLAAVRNAAQAAARIQSAFRAHSFRKRQHRGAAATSMDGYSINSDEISAMSKLAFRTPRDYNSAALSIQKKYRGWKGRKDFLAFRHQVVQIQAHVRGYQVRKNYQVICWAVGILDKVVLRWRRKGVGLRGFRNETEIIDETEDEDILKVFRKEKVDVAIDEAVSRVMSMVPSPEARQQYHRVLERYRQAKAELGGMGRESVGSTSVGDVSSMEDEDIYKFP; encoded by the exons ATGCAATCAG GATATGACATCAACGATCTGTTTGGAGCAGCTCAAACCCGTTGGCTGAAGCCTGCGGAGGTGCTCTTCATTTTACAAAACCACGAGAAATACCAACTCACCGAGGAGCCCCCTCGACAGCCAGCTA GTGGATCTTTGTTTCTATTTAACAAAAGGGTCCTTAGGTTCTTCCGTAGAGATGGTCATAATTGGCGTAAAAAGAAGGATGGAAGGGCTGTTGGGGAAGCGCACGAGCGACTTAAG GTCGGAAATGTTGAAGCATTAAATTGCTATTATGCACATGGAGAGCAGAATCCCAGCTTTCAGAGACGTAGCTATTGGATGCTGGATCC GGCACATGAGCACATTGTTCTGGTACATTACAGAGAGTTAAGTGAG GGAAAGCCCAGTCCTGGAGCTGTTGCACTGTCATCTCCAGGATCCTCTCCTCCCTTCAGTCAGAGTCCTAGCTCTTATACTACTCAAAATCCAGGCTCTAACTCCATAATTAGTGATTTCTTTGAACCTTACCAGAGTTTATCAAGTCCAGGCTCTGTAGAAGTTAGTTCTGAGATAGACATCCAGAATAGTGGGATGGATCACCTGGACAGGATGGGTAGAACAGGACAGAGAGATAGTTCTGCTGAGATTGAGGTTACTCAAGCTTTGCGAAGGCTTGAGGAGCAATTAAGTTTGAATGAAGAGAGATTCGAAGAAATTAGTCAGTTCAGGAGTCaagatcaaaattcaaatgaTTCAAATATTCTGGAATATGAAAGGGAGAACTCCAAGCAGGATCAATATGCAGCTTTACTGCATGGATCCGAATATATTGATCAGTACTATAGGGGACATGCTATAGTGCAGGATAACTCAAACAACCTTGAGCTTCTTCATGATGCAG GCGAGAATGGCAAACATCACAATCAATCATTTGAGCATGATTTTGCAGATGGAAGTAAAGGAACTTTATCTTGGGAAGAGGTGTTTGGGTCATCTAGCACTTCATGTGGTGTTGGGTCCGAGACAAAGTATGGAAAC GAAAAGCCTCTTTCTCCTACAAGGAAGGCACCAAAGGAAGAGCAGGAACATATTAGTTGGCTAAATTTCAATGTAGATAATGTTGAAAACA TGATGGGAACTCGTGAAACCAATTCTGGCTACTACACAACATTGTTTGACCAACGCCAAATAGGAATGCCTCTTGAAGCAGATTCAAGTTTGACTGTCGCACAAAAACAGAAATTTACGATTCGCGAAATATCCCCAGAATGGAGTTATGCCACTGAGTCCACAAAG GTTATCATTGTTGGATCTTTCCTCTGTGATCCATCAGAATCTGCCTGGACTTGTATGTTTGGTGACATTGAAGTTCCTGGTCAGATCATTCAGGAAGGCGTCATCCGTTGCGAAGCTCCTTCTCACCCTCCTGGAAAGGTGACTCTCTGCATTACTTCTAGCAATCGGGAATCCTGCAGTGAAATCAGAGAGTTCGAGTATCGGACCAAGACTGGAACTTACACTCACTCCAATTCACCTAAAACAGAAGCCACCAAGAGCCCAGACGAGTTGTTGTTACTTGTTAGACTTGTGCAGATGCTTCTGTCTGATTCATCGACAAAGAAAGGTGATCGTGTAGAATCTGAAAATCATCTATTGAGTAGATTGGAAGCTGATGATGATTCATTGGGTCATGTCATAGAGGCTCTATTATTTGGTAGTGGAACTTCATCTGGTACCATCGATTGCGttcttctagagcttctaaaagACAAGTTGCCCCAGTGGCTTTTGTCCAGATCCCAGGACGGATGTGATCAGACAGGCTGTTCCTTGTCCAAGAAAGAGCAAGGGGTAATACACATGATTGCCGGGTTGGGCTTTGAATGGGCTTTAAGCCCAATTCTCAATACTGGAGTCAATATAAATTTCCGCGACATTAATGGGTGGACCGCTCTTCATTGGGCTGCACGTTTTGGAAG GGAAAAAATGGTTGCTGCACTTATTGCTTCTGGTGCATCAGCTGGAGCAGTGACAGATCCCAGTTCACAAGATCCAAGAGGTAAAACTCCAGCATCTATTGCAGCTACCAGTGGGCACAAGGGAATTGCAGGTTATCTTTCAGAGGTGGCACTAACTAGCCACCTGTCATCCCTCACACTGGAAGAAAGTGAGCTTTCTAAAGGCTCTGCTGAGTTTGAAGCAGAAATAACTGTGAATAGCATCTCAGAGGGGAGTCTCACTGCCATTGGGGATCAGGTTTCCCTTCAACATACCTTAGCTGCTGTCCGAAATGCAGCTCAAGCTGCTGCACGAATACAATCAGCTTTCCGTGCACATTCTTTTAGAAAACGACAACACAGAGGAGCTGCTGCTACTAGTATGGATGGCTACAGCATCAATTCAGATGAAATTTCCGCTATGTCAAAGCTAGCCTTTCGTACCCCACGTGATTACAATTCAGCAGCATTATCGATTCAGAAGAAGTACCGAGGTTGGAAGGGTCGCAAGGATTTCCTAGCATTTCGCCATCAAGTTGTGCAGATACAG GCTCATGTGAGAGGCTATCAGGTAAGGAAGAATTACCAGGTAATCTGTTGGGCTGTTGGAATTCTAGACAAGGTTGTACTACGATGGCGACGGAAAGGAGTTGGTTTGCGAGGTTTCCGGAATGAGACTGAGATCATTGATGAAACTGAAGACGAAGACATTCTCAAGGTGTTTCGAAAAGAGAAAGTGGATGTGGCTATTGATGAAGCTGTCTCACGGGTAATGTCCATGGTTCCGTCTCCGGAGGCTCGCCAGCAATACCATCGTGTGCTTGAAAGATACCGCCAAGCTAAG GCTGAACTTGGTGGCATGGGTCGTGAATCAGTGGGATCAACCTCTGTAGGTGATGTATCCAGTATGGAAGATGAAGATATTTATAAATTCCCATAG
- the LOC133864411 gene encoding uncharacterized protein LOC133864411, which produces MDSNHKMELLNIAIQRFIEEKTTKQASGDTLMIMDDNVDDQLLLSGLLSQLESLKEDVALKEPEASLTEIEEVSSAEIDNVETKMENAGEVDGGSSVEEVVKELKEVKRQNFVTHCLLSALIVLTVAWQVSQVSLIWKLKDGFSHPFRSFGSAFSWILKRPDANGTQDAEKQFAAAKQRLTEAAASFPSVVIPEIPLLDLPDLVLEGENH; this is translated from the exons ATGGATTCAAACCACAAGATGGAGCTCCTTAACATCGCAATCCAGAGATTCATAGAGGAGAAGACGACCAAGCAAGCCTCCGGTGATACCCTCATGATCATGGACGACAACGTCGATGACCAGCTTCTCCTCTCGGGACTGCTCTCTCAG TTGGAATCGTTGAAAGAAGATGTGGCGCTTAAGGAACCTGAAGCTTCGTTAACTGAGATAGAGGAGGTATCTTCTGCAGAAATTGATAACGTGGAGACGAAGATGGAGAATGCTGGTGAGGTCGATGGTGGCAGCAGCGTCGAAGAGGTAGTGAAAGAGCTTAAGGAGGTGAAGAGGCAGAATTTTGTAACTCACTGTCTTCTTTCGGCCCTGATTGTGCTGACTGTTGCTTGGCAAGTATCTCAGGTCTCCTTAATTTGGAAACTTAAAGATGGGTTTAGCCACCCGTTTAGGTCCTTTGGAAGTGCCTTCTCATGGATTCTGAAACGCCCCGATGCAAATGGTACTCAAGATGCAGAGAAACAGTTTGCGGCTGCCAAACAACGCCTTACTGAAGCAGCCGCTTCATTCCCATCTGTCGTAATTCCAGAAATCCCGCTTTTGGATTTGCCGGATTTGGTTTTAGAGGGTGAAAATCACTGA